The following proteins are encoded in a genomic region of Sulfurovum indicum:
- the gpmI gene encoding 2,3-bisphosphoglycerate-independent phosphoglycerate mutase, whose protein sequence is MDIQKTILIITDGIGYKPHSACNAFADAVKPTYDALENVPRALISTYGLSVGLPEGQMGNSEVGHMTIGSGRILYQDLVKISLALKEGGIEENRVLKETMGKSDRVHLIGLLSDGGVHSHIEHTIGFAKLAKRRGKKVFLHLITDGRDVSPTSAKTYIEQIEAICDNDIRIATIGGRFYTMDRDNRWERVEKGYRAIAEATPKTELSPKAYIDASYAKNETDEFIEPVAFAGYEGMQEGDTVIVTNFRSDRVREITTALGDPGFSAFERTFIPLHIATMTQYDAAFPYPVLFPKEAPKNTLAEVIANAGLRQLHTAETEKYAHVTFFLNGGIEEPMIGESRVLIPSPDVKTYDMKPEMSAPQVGEAVRKAMDEAYDFIVVNFANGDMVGHTGNYEAAKEAVQAVDTELGKIIAKAAEDGYAIVLTSDHGNCEEMCDGEGHVLTNHTVGDVWCYVLAEGITRVKEGGGLNNVAPTVLKLMGLEIPEEMDEPLIV, encoded by the coding sequence ATGGATATTCAAAAGACGATATTGATTATTACCGACGGGATCGGGTATAAGCCCCATAGTGCCTGCAATGCTTTTGCAGATGCTGTAAAGCCGACCTATGATGCACTTGAGAATGTACCCCGGGCATTGATTTCCACTTACGGGCTCAGTGTGGGTCTTCCGGAAGGACAGATGGGGAATTCGGAAGTAGGGCATATGACGATCGGATCGGGTCGTATTTTGTACCAGGATCTTGTGAAGATATCTTTGGCGCTGAAAGAGGGCGGTATTGAAGAGAACAGAGTACTTAAAGAGACGATGGGAAAGAGTGACCGTGTCCATCTTATCGGACTTTTAAGCGATGGCGGGGTGCATTCGCATATCGAGCATACGATCGGATTTGCCAAGTTGGCAAAGCGCAGAGGCAAAAAGGTCTTTTTGCATCTCATTACCGATGGACGTGATGTAAGTCCGACGTCGGCCAAAACCTATATTGAACAGATCGAAGCGATCTGTGACAACGATATTCGTATCGCAACGATCGGCGGCCGTTTCTATACAATGGACAGGGACAACCGTTGGGAGAGAGTGGAGAAAGGGTATAGAGCGATTGCTGAAGCGACCCCGAAGACGGAACTTTCTCCCAAGGCGTATATTGATGCAAGCTATGCGAAAAATGAGACTGATGAGTTTATTGAGCCTGTGGCATTTGCAGGCTATGAAGGGATGCAGGAGGGTGATACAGTTATCGTAACCAACTTCCGTTCCGACAGGGTACGGGAGATCACGACTGCCCTTGGCGACCCTGGCTTCAGCGCTTTTGAGCGTACATTCATTCCTCTGCATATTGCAACGATGACACAGTATGATGCTGCTTTTCCCTACCCGGTACTCTTTCCAAAAGAGGCACCGAAGAATACACTTGCGGAAGTGATCGCGAATGCGGGTCTGCGTCAGCTGCATACGGCAGAAACGGAAAAATATGCACATGTAACATTTTTCCTGAATGGAGGTATCGAAGAGCCGATGATCGGAGAGAGCCGTGTACTCATTCCCAGTCCGGATGTCAAGACCTATGATATGAAACCGGAGATGTCTGCACCACAGGTGGGCGAGGCGGTACGTAAAGCGATGGATGAAGCCTATGATTTCATCGTGGTGAATTTTGCCAATGGCGATATGGTTGGACATACAGGAAACTATGAAGCGGCCAAAGAAGCGGTACAGGCGGTAGATACAGAGCTTGGGAAGATCATTGCCAAGGCGGCAGAGGACGGCTATGCGATAGTGTTGACCTCTGATCACGGGAACTGTGAAGAGATGTGTGACGGAGAGGGGCATGTGTTGACCAACCATACGGTAGGCGATGTCTGGTGTTATGTATTGGCTGAGGGTATAACCAGAGTGAAAGAGGGGGGTGGACTCAACAATGTCGCACCAACTGTTCTGAAACTGATGGGGCTTGAGATCCCTGAAGAGATGGATGAGCCTCTAATAGTATAA
- a CDS encoding sensor histidine kinase produces MKKQTWLAAFGYVFSVLILLSFLYWLLKNEGFDETTFLIGSGFVLLLSVGWGYIIASHLLIPQKKTQEHLLHLTKDIIHELNLPLATIQANTAMLAKNRTDEKSLKRLKRIEDASLRLKRLYGELVYTIRKEMHEIERERFDLKALVEERVEIFREQNRNPVVIGVERCQLLTDKIGFEQMFDNLVSNAMKYSDKESPVKIILKEHVLQIIDEGIGMDEAQLVKVYERYYQGDRQKEGDGIGLALVKAYCDQEDIGIKIESRRGRGTKVTLDLGRVLSQA; encoded by the coding sequence ATGAAAAAGCAGACGTGGCTGGCAGCCTTCGGTTATGTATTCAGTGTACTGATACTGCTTAGTTTTCTTTACTGGCTTTTGAAGAATGAAGGATTTGATGAAACAACTTTTCTTATTGGAAGCGGATTTGTACTTCTTTTGAGTGTTGGCTGGGGGTACATCATCGCCTCTCATCTGTTGATACCCCAAAAAAAGACACAGGAACATCTGCTGCACTTGACCAAAGATATTATTCATGAACTGAATCTGCCTCTTGCGACTATCCAGGCCAATACTGCAATGCTTGCAAAAAATCGTACAGATGAGAAGTCTCTAAAACGGCTGAAGCGTATTGAAGACGCTTCCTTGAGACTGAAAAGGCTTTACGGAGAGCTGGTCTATACGATCCGAAAAGAGATGCATGAAATAGAAAGGGAGCGGTTTGATCTCAAAGCACTGGTAGAGGAGCGTGTGGAAATTTTCAGAGAGCAGAACCGCAACCCTGTTGTGATTGGGGTGGAGCGGTGTCAACTGTTGACAGACAAGATCGGTTTTGAGCAGATGTTTGACAATCTTGTCAGTAATGCCATGAAATATTCTGATAAAGAGTCTCCGGTAAAGATCATTTTAAAAGAGCATGTGCTTCAGATCATCGATGAGGGGATCGGCATGGATGAAGCACAGTTGGTCAAAGTCTATGAACGCTATTATCAGGGTGACCGTCAAAAAGAGGGTGACGGGATCGGGCTGGCCCTGGTAAAAGCCTATTGTGATCAGGAAGATATAGGAATAAAGATCGAATCGAGAAGAGGCAGAGGAACGAAGGTCACTCTTGATTTGGGAAGAGTCTTATCTCAAGCGTAA
- a CDS encoding response regulator transcription factor, translated as MATKILLLEDDRLFNETLQDFLEEEGFVLNVALDPYTALELSYANKYDIYLFDVNLPYESGFDLLKKLRQSGDLTPTIFLTSREDRDSLAEGFETGADDYMRKPIDLDELLFRIQAILRRQVRQERMVFGEYSLDMVAKTLYHNGEALEVTKKAVELLVLLVESGGEVVRSEMIKNRLWAAGQSASDGSLRVYVTQLKKYFPDAIVNVRGVGYKWQFEGH; from the coding sequence ATGGCAACTAAAATTCTTCTGCTTGAAGATGACAGGCTCTTTAACGAAACGCTTCAGGACTTTCTGGAAGAAGAAGGATTTGTACTCAATGTGGCACTTGATCCTTACACGGCATTGGAGCTAAGCTATGCGAATAAGTATGATATCTATCTCTTTGATGTTAACCTTCCCTATGAGAGCGGTTTTGATCTACTGAAAAAACTGCGTCAAAGCGGTGATCTTACACCAACAATATTTTTAACTTCACGTGAAGACCGTGATTCTCTGGCAGAGGGATTTGAGACGGGCGCTGATGACTATATGAGAAAGCCTATCGATCTGGATGAACTGTTGTTCCGTATACAGGCGATACTGCGTAGGCAGGTACGCCAGGAGCGTATGGTGTTTGGCGAGTACAGTCTTGATATGGTTGCCAAGACACTTTATCACAACGGCGAAGCACTGGAAGTAACAAAAAAAGCGGTCGAGCTTCTTGTATTGCTGGTTGAATCAGGCGGGGAAGTGGTCAGAAGTGAGATGATTAAGAACCGTTTATGGGCAGCGGGGCAGAGTGCAAGTGACGGATCGTTAAGGGTCTATGTTACGCAACTTAAGAAGTATTTCCCCGATGCTATTGTCAATGTACGCGGTGTAGGTTACAAATGGCAGTTTGAAGGTCATTGA
- a CDS encoding DUF2202 domain-containing protein — translation MIRKYLIGSTLAVLLLAGCGGGSSDTVSSTTGYLVDSAVENVDYDCIADGDYNKTTGADGAFTCQNMHQVRFRLSYLVLGDISALPADGYVFPQDIIGVARDQIENEEVTAMAQLLQSLDEDANLTNGIQISEEAKRALVEDANFTASDLDFYALRAAIQLRTQTEAQEHLRETLQEVILSTGNSFDLSLYPESNLTDAQKYTIAFMWNEEKLAKDLYLALNSIYPTQQLENIATRSETKHQALVEELVQRYDLNITNLIDYSEHYSEEELRAFEPGQFGIQAVQDLYDALYSIGSQSQQDALEVGCMVEVTDINDLNEEIAIAEEVNASDLVAVFSHLRDGSYNHYWAFDTGLKNLGITEGCCALGTIDGINYCHPEYPQNSHIPQ, via the coding sequence ATGATCAGGAAATATCTTATTGGATCAACGCTGGCGGTATTGCTTTTGGCAGGATGTGGAGGAGGAAGCAGCGATACAGTTTCTTCAACTACAGGTTATTTGGTCGACTCGGCTGTAGAAAATGTTGATTATGACTGTATTGCAGACGGTGACTACAACAAAACAACCGGTGCTGACGGCGCATTTACATGCCAAAATATGCATCAGGTACGATTTAGACTGAGCTATTTGGTTCTTGGAGATATTTCTGCATTGCCGGCAGACGGATATGTTTTTCCGCAGGATATCATAGGTGTGGCCAGAGACCAGATCGAAAATGAAGAGGTAACTGCCATGGCACAACTCCTTCAGTCACTGGATGAAGATGCCAACTTGACCAATGGTATTCAAATCTCCGAAGAGGCCAAAAGAGCTCTTGTCGAAGATGCAAACTTTACTGCATCGGACCTTGACTTCTATGCTCTTCGTGCTGCCATACAGCTGCGTACGCAAACAGAGGCACAGGAGCATTTAAGAGAAACCCTGCAGGAGGTCATACTGAGTACAGGCAATAGCTTTGACCTTTCACTCTATCCGGAATCCAACCTGACAGATGCACAAAAATATACGATCGCCTTTATGTGGAATGAAGAGAAACTGGCAAAAGATCTCTATCTTGCACTCAACAGCATCTATCCTACCCAGCAACTTGAAAATATTGCAACCCGGTCGGAAACAAAACATCAGGCACTGGTAGAAGAGTTGGTACAAAGATATGATCTCAATATCACTAATTTGATAGACTACTCGGAACATTATTCAGAAGAAGAGCTGAGAGCCTTTGAACCTGGCCAATTCGGTATTCAGGCTGTACAGGATCTTTACGATGCCCTCTACAGTATAGGAAGCCAGTCACAGCAGGATGCACTTGAAGTAGGATGTATGGTAGAGGTTACTGATATCAATGATCTCAATGAGGAAATAGCCATTGCAGAGGAAGTAAATGCTTCTGATCTTGTTGCTGTATTCAGTCATCTGCGTGATGGAAGCTACAACCACTACTGGGCCTTTGATACAGGTCTTAAAAATCTTGGTATTACGGAAGGATGCTGTGCTTTAGGTACGATCGATGGCATAAACTACTGTCACCCGGAATACCCACAAAACAGTCATATACCCCAGTAG
- a CDS encoding DUF1104 domain-containing protein, with protein sequence MKKLILTISMLTVGLAATDFSQMTMEQLNAMRGTVATEERDAFRAEMQNRLKAMSPEERQAYAAARRKNADKGQGTMQRLRDGSGSGIIYRGGGRR encoded by the coding sequence ATGAAAAAACTCATTCTAACAATAAGTATGCTAACGGTCGGATTAGCGGCAACAGACTTTTCACAAATGACTATGGAACAACTTAATGCGATGAGAGGTACAGTAGCTACAGAAGAAAGAGATGCATTCCGAGCAGAGATGCAGAACAGACTTAAAGCCATGAGCCCTGAAGAGCGCCAGGCATATGCAGCTGCACGAAGAAAAAACGCAGATAAAGGTCAAGGGACAATGCAGAGACTCAGAGACGGATCCGGCAGCGGTATCATCTATAGAGGTGGGGGTAGAAGGTAA
- the fabG gene encoding 3-oxoacyl-ACP reductase FabG — MKFSGSNVLVTGASRGIGAQIAKTLAQMGLKVWVNYRSGEAEAKAVKADIEASGGKAEVIGFDVSDEAAFVDAIKRIVEADGELSYLVNNAGITNDKLAMRMKTEDFMSVIEANLKSTFIGCREAVKVMGKKRFGSVVNIASIVGETGNAGQTNYAASKGGTIAMTKSFAIEAAPRNIRYNTITPGFIATEMTDVLKDEVKDAFTAKIPMGRFGEPKEVAEAVAFLLSDHASYITGETLKVNGGMYM, encoded by the coding sequence ATGAAATTTTCCGGAAGTAATGTATTGGTAACAGGTGCAAGCCGCGGGATCGGTGCACAGATCGCAAAAACACTGGCACAGATGGGACTGAAAGTATGGGTGAACTACAGAAGCGGTGAGGCAGAGGCAAAGGCTGTCAAAGCAGACATTGAAGCATCCGGAGGAAAAGCAGAAGTGATTGGTTTTGATGTGAGCGATGAGGCGGCGTTTGTAGATGCGATCAAGCGTATTGTAGAGGCAGACGGTGAACTCTCCTATTTGGTTAACAATGCAGGGATCACCAATGACAAACTTGCTATGCGTATGAAAACGGAAGATTTTATGTCTGTGATTGAAGCGAATCTGAAATCAACCTTTATTGGCTGCCGTGAAGCTGTCAAAGTAATGGGGAAAAAACGTTTTGGATCGGTTGTTAACATTGCATCGATTGTTGGAGAAACAGGTAATGCAGGTCAGACGAACTACGCAGCAAGCAAAGGCGGAACAATTGCAATGACAAAGAGTTTTGCCATTGAAGCGGCACCGAGAAACATCCGTTACAATACGATTACTCCGGGATTCATTGCAACAGAGATGACTGATGTACTTAAAGATGAGGTAAAAGATGCCTTTACCGCAAAGATTCCTATGGGTCGTTTTGGTGAACCTAAAGAGGTAGCTGAGGCTGTAGCGTTTCTGCTTTCCGATCACGCTTCTTATATTACGGGCGAGACGTTGAAAGTGAATGGTGGGATGTATATGTAG
- a CDS encoding four helix bundle protein, with amino-acid sequence MSILEEKSYAFSIRIVKCSEYLQQEKKEFILSKQVLRSGTAIGALIAEGKYAQSKSDFINKLSIALKEANETKYWLSLLKDCSYLQEKLAISLLDDIENLIRMLASSIKTAKENNHEK; translated from the coding sequence ATGAGTATTTTAGAAGAGAAAAGTTATGCTTTTTCCATTCGTATTGTGAAGTGTAGTGAATATTTACAACAAGAAAAAAAAGAGTTTATCCTAAGTAAACAAGTTTTACGTTCAGGTACCGCCATTGGAGCTTTGATTGCTGAAGGAAAATATGCCCAATCAAAATCAGATTTCATCAATAAACTTTCTATTGCATTAAAAGAAGCGAATGAGACAAAATATTGGTTAAGCCTTCTAAAAGATTGTAGTTATCTTCAGGAAAAATTGGCAATAAGCCTATTGGATGATATAGAAAATCTTATTAGAATGTTAGCATCCAGTATTAAAACAGCTAAAGAGAACAATCATGAAAAATAA
- a CDS encoding TerB family tellurite resistance protein produces the protein MEKKIKESVGTLLAHIIKIDKRDLEKEAPLFCDIMGQNFDCNPEEAKTFLHDIMEKDYDLDKHVEIINQALADDKLSKYHLLEQLNHIIYSDKISEEDYRIFENIKERLFPS, from the coding sequence ATGGAAAAGAAGATCAAAGAGTCAGTGGGGACCCTGCTGGCACATATTATCAAGATAGACAAACGGGATCTGGAGAAAGAAGCACCGCTCTTTTGTGATATCATGGGACAGAATTTCGACTGTAATCCGGAAGAGGCAAAAACATTTCTTCATGATATTATGGAGAAAGATTATGACCTGGACAAACATGTTGAGATCATCAATCAGGCCTTGGCCGATGACAAACTCTCAAAGTATCATCTTTTGGAACAGCTTAACCACATTATCTACTCTGACAAGATCAGTGAAGAGGATTACAGGATCTTTGAAAACATCAAAGAGCGGCTGTTCCCCTCATAA
- the yegS gene encoding lipid kinase YegS: MGYSMIRIILNGKKVADEDVRYAVSVLREEGIDIEVRVTWEHGDAQRMVAEASDEGITRIIAAGGDGTLNEVVNGLALLPKEKRPQLAILPLGTANDFATACRIPFSPLEALRLAVEGEAYPVDIVKANDRYFINVASSGFGAQIVADTPASLKNFLGGGAYTLSAVIMTLNYSSHEGRLIADDIDIEGKSIAGVICNGRQAGGGQMLAPFAYIDDGMLDIVVFMEFPITDLGQVIAEMFDYEHSGTYIKRFQKRWVESIPQQKRSVNLDGEPYEADRIRFEVLHKEIDLILPKGCPVLKNSGSGS, encoded by the coding sequence ATGGGTTACAGTATGATACGGATCATTTTAAACGGGAAAAAGGTGGCTGATGAGGATGTTCGTTATGCAGTTTCTGTTTTACGTGAAGAGGGTATCGATATAGAGGTAAGGGTTACCTGGGAACACGGCGATGCGCAGCGCATGGTTGCAGAGGCGAGTGATGAAGGCATTACACGTATTATTGCTGCAGGTGGAGACGGTACTTTGAATGAAGTTGTCAACGGGTTGGCACTGCTTCCAAAGGAGAAGCGTCCCCAGTTGGCAATATTGCCTTTGGGAACAGCCAATGATTTTGCGACAGCCTGCCGGATACCATTTTCCCCATTGGAAGCATTGCGGCTGGCAGTTGAAGGAGAGGCTTACCCTGTAGATATTGTAAAAGCAAATGATCGGTATTTCATTAATGTTGCTTCAAGCGGTTTTGGCGCACAGATCGTTGCGGATACACCAGCTTCCCTAAAGAACTTTCTTGGAGGTGGTGCCTATACGCTTTCAGCAGTGATCATGACCCTCAACTACAGTAGTCATGAAGGACGACTGATCGCAGATGATATTGATATTGAGGGAAAGAGTATTGCGGGAGTAATCTGTAATGGAAGACAGGCAGGAGGAGGGCAGATGCTGGCACCTTTTGCCTATATTGATGACGGAATGCTCGATATTGTAGTATTTATGGAGTTTCCCATTACCGACCTGGGACAGGTGATTGCGGAGATGTTTGACTATGAGCACTCAGGTACCTATATAAAGCGTTTTCAAAAAAGATGGGTGGAGTCCATTCCTCAACAGAAACGCTCAGTCAATCTTGACGGAGAACCTTATGAGGCGGACAGAATAAGGTTTGAAGTGTTGCATAAAGAGATCGACCTGATTCTTCCAAAAGGGTGTCCGGTGCTTAAAAATTCTGGATCGGGGAGTTGA
- the mraY gene encoding phospho-N-acetylmuramoyl-pentapeptide-transferase, with the protein MLYTLSQLFDINLFSYISVRAGFAFLIAFVMTLFIMPKYLAWAISKKANQPISKYIPSHEGKRHTPTMGGAIFLLATLIAVFATMDLSNPYVWGGIITLLGFGLVGLKDDLGKVLSGDNLEGLTPRMKMGLLAIIAILVTTLIIYSGFSTEFYIPFYKKPLFDMGYGAVIFWVLVFLAATNAVNLTDGLDGLATVPSIIALFSLGIIVYVTGHAIFSSYLLIPNIKGVGEVMILAASLGGGLMGFLWYNSYPAEVFMGDTGSLAIGGLLAYLAILGKSEVLLILIGLIFVIETVSVILQVGSFKLRQKRIFRMAPIHHHFELKGWAENKIIVRFWMISFIANILALISFKFR; encoded by the coding sequence ATGCTTTATACCCTTTCCCAGCTTTTCGACATCAATCTTTTTAGCTATATCTCAGTACGTGCCGGCTTTGCTTTTCTTATCGCATTTGTCATGACGCTTTTTATCATGCCCAAATATCTTGCCTGGGCGATCAGCAAAAAAGCCAATCAGCCTATCAGTAAATATATTCCTTCCCATGAAGGGAAACGCCATACACCGACAATGGGCGGTGCTATATTTCTTCTGGCTACCCTGATCGCCGTGTTTGCCACCATGGACTTAAGCAACCCTTATGTCTGGGGAGGGATTATCACACTGCTTGGTTTTGGACTGGTAGGGCTGAAAGATGATCTTGGGAAAGTGCTCTCGGGGGACAATCTCGAAGGGTTGACACCACGCATGAAAATGGGCTTGCTTGCAATCATTGCCATACTGGTAACAACACTGATCATATATAGCGGTTTCTCTACCGAGTTTTACATCCCTTTTTACAAAAAACCTCTCTTTGATATGGGTTATGGTGCAGTCATATTCTGGGTTTTAGTCTTTTTGGCAGCAACCAATGCTGTTAATCTGACCGACGGACTGGATGGTCTGGCAACAGTTCCTTCCATCATTGCACTCTTTAGCCTTGGCATCATCGTTTATGTGACAGGCCATGCTATTTTCAGCAGCTATCTGCTTATTCCGAATATTAAAGGGGTAGGAGAGGTAATGATACTTGCTGCCTCACTGGGCGGTGGGCTCATGGGGTTTCTATGGTACAACTCCTACCCTGCCGAAGTCTTTATGGGAGATACCGGAAGCCTTGCTATCGGAGGTCTCCTTGCCTATCTTGCCATACTGGGGAAAAGTGAAGTACTGCTCATACTTATCGGTCTGATCTTTGTGATCGAAACTGTCTCTGTTATCTTGCAGGTAGGGAGCTTCAAGCTGCGCCAAAAACGTATTTTCCGTATGGCTCCGATCCATCACCACTTTGAACTCAAGGGCTGGGCTGAGAACAAGATCATCGTACGTTTCTGGATGATTTCGTTTATTGCCAATATACTTGCGTTGATCTCGTTTAAATTCAGATGA
- the exbB gene encoding TonB-system energizer ExbB codes for MPVEQIKNIVDYGIIGFLLFLSFITFAFAIERVLFYRSVKLENYEHEKELELDLGKHLSTIASIGVNAPYIGLLGTVLAIILTFYIIGEQQESIDPGEIMKHLALALKATAAGLIVAIPATAIYNALLTKVDRILSEWEIYRDKQGKRNI; via the coding sequence ATGCCAGTAGAACAGATAAAGAATATTGTTGATTACGGGATCATAGGATTTCTCCTTTTTTTGAGTTTTATTACATTTGCATTCGCTATAGAGCGTGTACTTTTCTACCGCAGTGTCAAACTTGAGAACTATGAGCATGAGAAGGAGTTGGAACTGGATCTTGGAAAACATCTTTCTACTATTGCTTCTATTGGGGTGAATGCACCCTATATTGGACTTTTGGGAACGGTACTTGCGATCATTTTGACGTTTTATATTATTGGAGAACAACAAGAGAGTATTGACCCGGGAGAGATCATGAAGCATTTGGCTTTGGCACTTAAAGCGACTGCCGCAGGTTTGATCGTAGCGATCCCTGCAACAGCGATTTATAATGCATTGCTGACAAAAGTTGACAGAATTCTCTCAGAGTGGGAGATATACCGGGACAAACAGGGAAAACGCAACATATGA
- the murD gene encoding UDP-N-acetylmuramoyl-L-alanine--D-glutamate ligase yields the protein MKPTLFGYGLTTKAIAKKLGGGCTFFDDNCKETYTDEYNNIIKPSSLFNPDESRLEVTTPSLPPKHPLIQKAKHLLSEYDYFLGGENNANHNSYFLLPTSSFKRKTPFTIWISGTNGKTTTTQMLTHLLKKRGAVSGGNIGTPLAELDEKAPVWVLETSSFTLHHTKIASPDIYLLLPVTPDHLDWHSTPQAYEADKLKPLLNMKEGELALIPKGMNLPRTDAYVVEYDSNNFLCDYFGLNAANLNYKGAFLQDALLSLSITKVLFDETDYDLLNTFQRDAHRQEELTDRKGRLWVNDSKATNLDATIQAVKTYSDNHIHLILGGDDKGVDLTPLFSLLAHIDLTLYSIGANSQKVKKLSKKFNIDLKEAVTLEHAVKLIDTIHTQKSIALLSPAAASFDQFTSYKHRGERFVKLVKSL from the coding sequence ATGAAGCCAACCCTTTTCGGCTACGGTCTTACCACCAAAGCCATAGCAAAAAAACTGGGTGGGGGCTGTACCTTTTTCGACGACAACTGTAAAGAAACTTATACTGATGAATACAACAATATCATCAAGCCTTCATCTCTGTTCAACCCCGATGAAAGTCGATTGGAAGTCACTACACCCAGCTTGCCCCCAAAACACCCGCTTATTCAAAAAGCAAAACATCTACTAAGTGAATATGACTACTTTTTAGGCGGTGAAAATAACGCAAACCACAATTCCTACTTCCTACTTCCTACTTCCTCATTTAAAAGGAAAACGCCTTTTACGATTTGGATATCAGGTACCAACGGCAAAACCACCACGACCCAGATGCTTACCCACCTTTTGAAAAAACGCGGTGCCGTAAGCGGTGGGAACATCGGTACACCACTGGCAGAGCTTGATGAAAAAGCACCTGTCTGGGTGTTGGAGACAAGCTCTTTTACCCTGCATCATACCAAAATCGCCTCACCGGACATCTATCTGCTTCTGCCTGTCACCCCTGACCATCTGGACTGGCACAGTACCCCTCAAGCCTATGAAGCCGATAAGCTCAAACCGCTGCTGAATATGAAAGAGGGAGAGCTGGCACTGATCCCCAAAGGGATGAACCTTCCCAGGACTGATGCCTATGTGGTCGAGTATGACAGCAACAACTTTCTCTGTGACTACTTTGGTCTGAATGCAGCCAACCTCAACTACAAAGGGGCCTTTTTACAAGATGCCCTGCTCTCTCTTTCCATTACCAAGGTACTTTTTGACGAAACAGACTACGATCTGCTCAACACTTTTCAACGGGATGCCCACAGACAGGAAGAGCTCACAGACAGAAAGGGTAGACTCTGGGTCAATGACTCCAAAGCAACCAACCTTGATGCAACCATACAGGCAGTAAAGACTTACAGTGACAACCATATTCACCTTATTCTCGGAGGAGATGACAAAGGGGTAGACCTTACACCGCTTTTCAGCCTTTTGGCACATATAGACCTTACATTATATAGCATCGGAGCAAACAGCCAAAAGGTGAAAAAGCTTTCAAAAAAATTCAATATCGATCTGAAAGAGGCAGTTACCCTTGAACATGCTGTCAAATTGATCGATACAATACATACCCAAAAGAGCATTGCCCTCCTCTCCCCGGCAGCAGCCAGTTTTGACCAGTTTACATCATACAAACACCGGGGAGAGAGATTTGTAAAGCTTGTAAAGAGCCTGTAG
- a CDS encoding ExbD/TolR family protein, with product MRRERFDKMNVVPFIDIVLVLLVIVLATASFVTNKTIKIDLPSASTKKEEDKKSIVIAINKEGKYFYNKEELPFDMIQARLNALDPKSDTVSLHTDKLTPFDYFVQVIDVMKAKGFENISIVTK from the coding sequence ATGAGACGAGAGCGTTTTGACAAGATGAACGTTGTACCGTTCATCGATATTGTACTGGTTCTGCTGGTCATTGTCTTGGCAACAGCAAGTTTTGTCACCAATAAAACCATCAAGATCGATCTCCCTTCGGCCAGTACAAAGAAAGAGGAAGATAAAAAGAGCATTGTTATTGCGATCAATAAGGAAGGAAAGTACTTTTACAACAAAGAAGAACTCCCTTTTGATATGATACAGGCAAGGCTGAATGCACTTGACCCCAAAAGTGATACAGTCTCTCTGCATACAGACAAGTTAACACCGTTTGACTACTTTGTTCAAGTGATCGATGTGATGAAAGCTAAAGGATTTGAGAACATCTCTATTGTTACCAAGTAG